CATTGCGAACGGGTTTCGGGCCGCGAATGGCGTTTGTCTGAACCCCGACGGATCGTTCTTCGTGACAGATCAGGAAGGACATTGGAATCCAATGAATCGGATCAACCGCGTGGTCCCAGGTGGGTTCTATGGCAATATGTATTCCTATGGGGCACCAGATGATTCGAGCGACGAAGCGATGGAGCAACCGCTTTGTTGGCCCAACAAGGCCTTTGACCGTTCACCATCAGAATTGCTGTGGGTGCAAAGCGATCAATGGGGGCCGCTAAACGGTTCGTTATTAAATCTGTCTTACGGATATGGAAAGGTCTTCATCGTCCCGCACGAGGAAATTGATGGCCAATGGCAAGGGGGCATGTGCCGACTGCCTTTGCCGAGATTTCCGACTGGTGTCATGAGAGCGAGGTTCCATCCGACGGACGGACAGATGTATGCGTGCGGAATGCAGGCATGGGGTAGCGATCAAGATCAAAGTGCTGGTGGACTGTATCGAATCCGATACACAGGTGTTCCGGCAAACCTTCCTGTCAAGTTACATGCACATCATGCCGGCGTAACGATTCGCTTTAGCGATAGGATTAGTTCAAAGATCGCGGCTGATCCATCGAATTACTTGGTCGAGACCTGGGATTTGAAGCGTACAAAGAACTATGGAAGCGACCTATACAATGAGCAGGTTCTGCCAATTGCCAGTGCGAAAGTTTCTGATGATGGCCATGCGGTAACGTTGGTCATTCCCGAGATCAAACCAACCTGGTGCATGAACATTTCTTACAAGTTGGAAGACGAAAACGGCACCCAGTTTCTAGGGACCATTCAGAACACGATTCATCAGCTCGGTGGCAACGATCAATAGTGAAGAGTGCTGAAATTAATCCTTATACGCCGGCGAGAAGCGATTCCTCGAATCGGCTTTGTAAGTCGGTTATGCGGCCCGCAATCTTTTCGATGATGTCTATCGCGATGGGGCTGTTCGTTTCCATTCCCGGTGTCGTGATGCTCAATCAAGAATTGCAGTTCATCCCCACCAACACCTTTGTCACGGGAGTCACGGTGGGGGAGACCCAGATCAGCAATCATGCAATCATCACCTGTTCGTTACTGCTCGGATTAGCTTTGTTGGGTATCGGTGCGATGTTATTGCTGAAGTCACTGAGCAACTGGTCGCACAATCAAAAGTTCGAAGACATCGCCAAGCCATAAATCGCCATCATGATCGTATCCAGCACACTCCGCCGTCCTGGGGACATTGGTAAATAGTACCCGTCACAGTCCCTGTGACGCTGGGGATTTAGGGACCGTCGGCACGACGGAGCGTGCCGGGTACTTTGGTTGATAGTACCCGTCACAGTCCCTGTGACGTCCAGGCGTTGGTTCGCTGAGAAGCGCTGTGCGATCAAGCGGTCAGCACGGCGGAACGTGCTGGGTACATTGGTGATAGTACCCGTCACAGTCCCTGTGACGTCCAGGCGTTGGTTCGCTGAGAAGCGCTGTGCGATCAAGCGGTCAGCACGGCGGAGCGTGCTGGGTACATTGGTGATAGTACCCGTCACAGTCCCTGTGACGTCCAGGCGTTGGTTCGCTGAGAAGCGCTGTGCGATCAAGCGGTCAGCACGGCAGAACGTGCTGGGTACATTGGTAAATAGTACCTGTCACAGTCCCTGTGACGCCCGGGCGTTGGTTCGCTGAGATGTGCTGTGCAATCCAAGCGGTCAGCACGGCGGAGCTCGCTAGAATTTGCGTGCACTCATGGAACACCGGTATCCGTTTTTGCCGGCGAATTTAGATTGGGCACGATGTTTGCATCAGGGATTGGTCGCAAAAGTCACCGGCTTTTGCATTTCAGTTCGATTGAAAATAAACCAGTTCTATTCGCCGTGGGATCCTACCGTTCCAAATGGTTCGTCTGGATTTCGGGTGCATTCCCGGATTCAATCGTTGGTCGAGCGTTTTGGTCGGAAAGGAGCCATGCCAGACGACAGGCCACAAAATTGAATTTGTGCCTTAGGCGTTCCCAGATTGCAGGTCCGCTCCTATGTCTAGCCTTCTCGTCCCAGCTCTTCTACACCCGACCCCTCGTTCGACCAAACCAGAGGCTTCGCTTCGGTCCAAAGTATTGGGCATCGTATTGGCGTGTGCCCCAGTAGGATTCGTTGCCGCTGCAGAGCCGCCGACCAGTTCGGCCCAGGTTGCTGAAACCAAAAGTGGTGCCCATCAGACCCCAATTGTTCTCCGTGTGTCGGAAGACATCTTCAATTCGAACTCCGAGTTGGAAACACAGTCGGACGTGGATTGCTGCATCCTGGGTGTGAGGAATCTTGGTACGGCAGACGTCAACGCCAAAACTTTGATTCGGTTTGTTCCCAGCGACGAAAACGCGAGATTGAAAATTCACTTCACTGGACATTTCATCGCGAACACTCATGGTCAGAAAGGTCCAGCCAGAATTCATTCACGTAGCAAGATGAAATTCGACTTGGCGATGGAAGCCACGTTTGATGAAGAATCTGGTTTTAGCAGTGGTGAACCGAATGGATCCGTCGTACCCGTCGATTCAAACAGGCGTATCACGAGTACGTTACCTGGGATCCGAGGGCGTATCGTCCATTCCGTCGCGAAACGCCGTATGGCAGAAACGGAACATCAAGTGGAGCAAATCTGTATCGCCAATGCGAAATCCGAATTGATCAAAGAGATGGAACGAAGGGTTCAAAAAGAACTCGCTACAGCCAACGAGCGTTGGGCACAGATGAAGACAAGTTTGGAAAAGCAGCCATGGAACGAGGAACGGCCTACTTTTCAGTTCACCAGTGATGACGGCTATTTGGTCATCCACGTAAACGAGCCCGGACCAGATCAAAATGCGGAATCGCGTGGATTGCAAATGATCGCGGAATTGCCAGACCCAGCTCCGGACGCGATGACAGAGATTCTATTGAGTCGTGATTGGGTGGAAAGGAACGAACAAAAAGGTGCGTTGCTGTCTTTCGCGGCGTCCTACCCACGCCTGCTAAACTTCACTCTGAAGGCGGCGACGGACTTCAGTTTGCCGTGCAAAGAGGAAGACGATTGGTTGGTCTACACGTTGCATAAGAAAGAGCAACCTGAAGCCGTTTCCACAGCGAGAAAGATCGCGTCGAACTAGCGGTCAATCTTTCCGCACTTCGTTGTCAGTGTGAGAGGCACTTCGATCACGCACGCCCTAGCGAATCGATTCATCGGGGAGTTCAGTTCCGATTCCCTGATCGATTGGCATCTTGTCGTTCGCCTGGCTCAGTCCGACCGATTCCATCGATCGGGCCAAACGGCCTTCCATTTCTTGGACGATCGCGGCGAACTTGGGAAGGTGAATCAAGTTTGTCGTTTCCTTCGGATCTGCTTGCATGTCGTACAACTCAGCCATGTGTTTATCGGAAGAACTGTCACCGTGCGGATACCGGATGTACTTGTATCGGTCACCTCGCACAGAGCGTACGTTAGGTGTGTACGGGAATTGTTTTTCATAGTTGTAGTAGTACAGCCATTCGGTACGCCAGTTGGAGTCATCTCCTGAAACAAGGGGTTTGATCGATGCCCCGTGAATGTTTTCCAGCGGGTTTGCTCCAGCAGCATCCAGGATCGTCGGAGCGACGTCTGCGGTGAGGACTTGCTTTGAAATGCGAACCGGGCTTTTGGTCCATTTCGGGTACCGAATGATCATTGGAACGCGAATACTGGCCTCGTGCGCCGTTCGCTTATCGACCATCCCGTGCTCGCCTTCCAGAAGCCCATTGTCGCCCAAGAACACAAACATGGTGTTTTCCAACTTTCCGTTCCGGTCTAAGTAATCGACCAAACGACCGACACTATCATCAACTGACAGGATCGTTCCCCAGTATGCACGGACCATTGCGGCAAAGTCTGTAACCGCTTCTGCCTTGTCATTGGGAAAGTCTTTTCGCCAATCAAACAATGGGCCATAGATTCCGTGCCAGGTCATCAGACGCTGTGTGATCCACTTTGGCTTGTCGTCTAGTTTGAATGACGAGTGTGGATAGTTCACTTCCACGTGATCGAAAGCGTGTTCGTATTTCGGCTCCGGGTAGTAAAAGCTATGTGGAGCTTTCTGTCCGATCATCAGCATGAAAGGTTCGTCGTCGGACTGTTTCTTCATCCAGTCCAAGGACATGTCTGTGACGACCGTCGTGTAGTAGCCCTCGACGACTTTGGCACCAGCCCCGTTGACATTGAACGCGGTGTCAAAATATTGACCTTGTCCTTTGTGTGTGACGAAGTGATCGAAACCCGGACGCGGTTCATCGTTCTTTTCCCCCATGTGCCACTTGCCGATGTATGCCGTTTTGTAACCGGCTTTTTGCAGACGCAGTGGAAAGCTGTCTAGATCGCGAGGGTACTCGGTGAAATTGTTGGTCACACCGTGAGCATGTGCATAGAGACCACTGAGGATTGTTGCTCGGCTGGGCGAACAAAGGCTGGTGGTGCAGAACATGTTTTCGAAGTAGATCCCCTCGGACGCCAACTTATCGATGTTGGGCGTCTTTAAATGAGGGTGACCGGCGCATGACAGTGCATCGAAGCGAATGTCATCGCAGAGCATCACGACGATGTTCGGCTTGGCTTGGGCTGCCGCTTCGCGAGTCCCTTTAAAGACACTTAACAGGGCGAGAAACGCGAAGGCCGAAATCAGTCGTGATGAAGTTGTCATTTGATGATCGATTTTTCTCGGAGGAGTTCAATGATCTGATTGGCACACTCGTCGATCGAGTCTTTCGATGTATCGACGACAAGGTCCGGAGATTCTGGCGTCTCGTAGTCCGCCGTGACGCCAGGGAAGTTTAACAGGTCTCCGGCGTCCGCTTTGGCATATTGTCCTTTGGTGTCGCGTTCTCGGCAAACTTCTAGCGGAGTCGCGACATGGACGACGAAGAACTGATCTTCGCCGATCACTTTCCCAACACGTTGCCGCACCGCTTCGCTTGGCGCGACAAAGCAGCCGATGCAGATCAAACCGGCATCGTTTAGCGTGTGAGCTAGGTAAGCACTTCGACGCAAGTTTTCACTGCGGTCTTCAGCACTGAATCCCAAGTCTCGCGACAGGCCTTTGCGGACATGCTCACCATCGATGATCGAGACCGCTCGTCCTGAATCGAACAGCTTTCGCTCGACCGCTTGGCCGACGGACGATTTACCCGAGCCGGTCAATCCGGTTAGCAAGACGGTCGCTGGCTTTTGGCCAAATCGAGCCGAGCGTTCTTCGTCGGTGACTACCGAAATTGCCACATCATCGCCGCTCGCCGTCGAGTCTTCGTCATCCCAGACCGACTTGGATTTTCCGTCACCGGATTTGTCCAAGATCATGCCCGCCGCGACGGTCGCGTTGGTGATCCGGTCGATCACGATAAAGGCACCGGTGGACCGGTTGCGTCGATAGGCGTCGAAATGAACCGGTGCGGATAGGCTAATGCCGACACGTCCGATTTCATTGAGTGCGAGTTCTGGTGC
This genomic interval from Stieleria sp. JC731 contains the following:
- a CDS encoding sulfatase, with amino-acid sequence MTTSSRLISAFAFLALLSVFKGTREAAAQAKPNIVVMLCDDIRFDALSCAGHPHLKTPNIDKLASEGIYFENMFCTTSLCSPSRATILSGLYAHAHGVTNNFTEYPRDLDSFPLRLQKAGYKTAYIGKWHMGEKNDEPRPGFDHFVTHKGQGQYFDTAFNVNGAGAKVVEGYYTTVVTDMSLDWMKKQSDDEPFMLMIGQKAPHSFYYPEPKYEHAFDHVEVNYPHSSFKLDDKPKWITQRLMTWHGIYGPLFDWRKDFPNDKAEAVTDFAAMVRAYWGTILSVDDSVGRLVDYLDRNGKLENTMFVFLGDNGLLEGEHGMVDKRTAHEASIRVPMIIRYPKWTKSPVRISKQVLTADVAPTILDAAGANPLENIHGASIKPLVSGDDSNWRTEWLYYYNYEKQFPYTPNVRSVRGDRYKYIRYPHGDSSSDKHMAELYDMQADPKETTNLIHLPKFAAIVQEMEGRLARSMESVGLSQANDKMPIDQGIGTELPDESIR